From the Candidatus Bathyarchaeia archaeon genome, one window contains:
- a CDS encoding winged helix-turn-helix domain-containing protein, protein MAKRSRVDIYSEILEALKRRGPTKITRVSYAVGLPVDRIKRFLTDLSSYGLVRIITSEDTSYSITHRGLEFLEAYWKLASFLKFLGEKTTLERDSGEP, encoded by the coding sequence GTGGCGAAACGGTCTCGTGTCGACATTTATTCTGAGATACTAGAAGCTCTGAAGAGGAGAGGGCCGACGAAGATCACGCGAGTCTCATACGCGGTGGGGCTTCCGGTGGACAGGATCAAGAGATTTCTCACGGATCTCTCCTCCTATGGATTGGTTAGAATAATCACCAGTGAGGATACGTCGTATTCGATAACGCATCGCGGGCTCGAGTTTCTCGAGGCATATTGGAAGCTCGCGAGCTTCCTCAAATTCCTGGGAGAGAAAACGACGCTTGAGAGGGATTCTGGAGAACCCTAA
- a CDS encoding methyltransferase domain-containing protein, translating to MLLEDGFENIVGLDPSIRLLRYARSRLGHRFCPIVGVAENLPLQSGSIGAVITCFSLRDVVNLDRSLDEFARVTRRGGALAVVDIGKPDSGFSRVLIGFYISHIMPVLARLSIRERMAGNPFKMIIPTWKKLQTNKRLSDLIEQSFGPCALKSFLLGGMVVFEADRFSVWKDVVQ from the coding sequence ATGTTGCTGGAGGATGGCTTCGAGAACATTGTAGGCCTGGACCCGTCGATTCGACTGCTCAGATATGCGAGGTCTCGTCTCGGCCATCGGTTCTGTCCTATCGTTGGAGTTGCTGAAAACCTTCCATTGCAGTCAGGTTCTATTGGAGCTGTGATCACCTGTTTCTCGCTGCGGGATGTAGTAAATTTGGATCGTAGTCTAGATGAGTTCGCGCGTGTTACTCGGCGCGGGGGTGCTCTCGCTGTCGTTGATATTGGTAAGCCCGACAGCGGATTTTCGAGAGTCTTGATCGGTTTCTACATTTCACATATAATGCCGGTTCTGGCCCGCTTATCGATCCGCGAGAGGATGGCTGGCAATCCGTTCAAGATGATTATTCCAACTTGGAAGAAGCTGCAGACCAACAAGCGACTCTCCGATCTTATCGAACAATCATTCGGGCCCTGCGCATTGAAGAGTTTCCTTCTTGGAGGGATGGTTGTCTTCGAGGCTGACAGATTCTCGGTCTGGAAGGATGTCGTGCAGTGA
- a CDS encoding ammonium transporter, translating into MALPLPLEVVLANNLWVIICGLLVFIMTVSVGFLEVGELGSEMEVSLLKTMLITGSAIFFMAFIGFNTGFAPTINGIIGNPSYNGFFLGGFSSDANQLLTGAWWSTAGQGLTTGTYFLFETAFAAVTLALVGVVVLGKMKLQAFFAYSIVYFILIWNLPAAWIWNPQGWLARIGMADFAGGLVVHGAAGAAGLGIVLQIWREEQRRGRIESVQVPYKLNSGWLTLSILLLWIGWFGFNPGSVLAFNNSAMTVVLTTFLAAASSFLSIMYFRYRMIKKMPDLIYATNGVLMGLIIITPLAGFVSPGSAVILGLIGGPLFLAGEKWFSRFKWFSDPIGLFPGHLLGGLFGVLMIAFFSQRTFAIASGNPVAPGIFPIPDGLLFGGGTAALQQLWIEALGIGAVMATVFILSYVSVWIISKAMHGILNREDL; encoded by the coding sequence ATGGCTCTGCCGCTGCCGTTAGAAGTTGTGCTTGCGAACAATCTCTGGGTCATCATCTGCGGACTCCTCGTTTTCATAATGACCGTCTCGGTCGGGTTCCTCGAAGTGGGGGAGCTGGGCTCTGAGATGGAAGTTAGCCTTCTGAAGACGATGCTGATCACGGGCTCCGCCATATTCTTCATGGCCTTCATCGGTTTCAACACCGGTTTCGCCCCAACGATCAATGGGATAATTGGAAACCCCAGCTACAACGGATTCTTTCTTGGAGGATTTTCCTCCGACGCGAACCAGCTACTCACTGGAGCATGGTGGTCTACAGCCGGACAAGGTCTGACCACTGGGACCTATTTTCTTTTCGAGACAGCCTTTGCCGCTGTCACCCTAGCCCTCGTGGGCGTCGTTGTTTTGGGTAAGATGAAGTTACAGGCCTTCTTCGCTTACTCGATTGTTTACTTCATTCTGATTTGGAATCTCCCGGCAGCGTGGATCTGGAATCCCCAAGGCTGGCTTGCTCGAATTGGCATGGCCGACTTCGCAGGTGGACTAGTGGTCCATGGGGCTGCGGGAGCGGCGGGGCTTGGAATCGTTCTTCAGATCTGGCGTGAGGAACAGAGGAGGGGACGCATTGAGAGCGTTCAGGTACCGTACAAGTTGAATAGTGGGTGGCTGACCCTTTCGATTCTGCTTCTCTGGATTGGATGGTTCGGCTTCAACCCCGGCAGCGTTCTGGCATTCAACAATTCGGCAATGACTGTTGTCCTCACGACATTCCTCGCTGCGGCGTCTTCCTTCTTGTCGATCATGTACTTCAGGTATCGAATGATCAAGAAGATGCCGGATCTAATTTATGCGACTAACGGCGTTCTCATGGGACTCATCATCATAACCCCCCTTGCCGGATTCGTTAGTCCAGGTAGCGCGGTGATTCTAGGGCTGATCGGCGGACCTCTCTTCCTTGCCGGTGAGAAATGGTTCTCAAGGTTCAAGTGGTTCTCCGACCCCATCGGCCTCTTCCCAGGACACTTGCTCGGCGGGTTATTCGGCGTCCTGATGATCGCTTTCTTTTCCCAGAGAACCTTCGCGATTGCCTCTGGAAACCCTGTCGCGCCCGGAATATTTCCCATTCCTGACGGACTATTGTTCGGCGGGGGAACAGCGGCCCTCCAACAGTTGTGGATCGAGGCTTTGGGCATAGGGGCCGTGATGGCTACAGTCTTCATTCTGTCATACGTGTCCGTCTGGATCATTAGCAAGGCAATGCATGGGATCCTAAATCGAGAAGACCTCTAG
- a CDS encoding CxxC-x17-CxxC domain-containing protein — MSRGSYGGPRTMHKVVCSDCGKETEVPFQPTEGRPVYCRDCYQKHRRY; from the coding sequence ATGAGTCGTGGTTCGTATGGTGGTCCCAGAACAATGCACAAAGTCGTCTGTTCTGACTGCGGTAAGGAGACTGAAGTTCCTTTCCAGCCAACAGAAGGTAGACCAGTTTACTGCAGGGACTGTTACCAGAAGCATCGAAGGTACTAG
- a CDS encoding ankyrin repeat domain-containing protein, which translates to MLSMQTDEFLEAVQKGNVTKINQLLNTNPTLAKSKAENGVSAILLALYYGHQNVARTIASKKHELDIFEVSVLGELAKVKALIGQDPSLINSYSADGFTPVALAAYLGQKDVTEYLILKGANVNATARNATGFTALTGAISNNHVEISKILVKKGADVNHRYEDGVSPLMEASLNGNIELVNFLLENGADPNARTKDEKTSMGFAKEKNHAEVVEVLKRHGAV; encoded by the coding sequence ATGCTAAGTATGCAAACCGACGAGTTTCTTGAAGCCGTCCAGAAAGGCAATGTAACGAAAATCAATCAGCTTCTAAATACAAACCCAACCCTTGCAAAGAGCAAGGCCGAGAATGGAGTTTCGGCCATCCTTCTTGCACTCTACTACGGACATCAAAACGTCGCACGCACAATAGCCTCTAAGAAACATGAACTGGACATTTTTGAAGTGTCGGTCTTGGGAGAGCTTGCAAAAGTCAAAGCTTTGATAGGCCAAGATCCCTCACTAATCAACTCCTACTCTGCTGACGGGTTCACTCCCGTTGCCCTCGCCGCATACCTAGGCCAGAAAGACGTTACAGAGTATCTCATTCTGAAGGGCGCGAATGTGAACGCAACAGCGAGGAATGCAACCGGTTTCACCGCTTTGACCGGCGCCATTTCCAACAACCATGTGGAAATCTCCAAGATACTCGTGAAGAAAGGCGCCGATGTCAACCACCGGTACGAAGACGGGGTTTCACCTCTAATGGAGGCATCCCTAAATGGGAACATCGAACTTGTGAACTTCCTCCTAGAGAACGGAGCTGACCCTAATGCAAGGACGAAGGACGAAAAGACCTCGATGGGCTTTGCCAAAGAGAAGAATCACGCTGAGGTTGTCGAGGTGCTGAAGAGACATGGCGCTGTCTAG
- a CDS encoding MarR family transcriptional regulator codes for MRTEDSAMGIGPAQASALSVAVFGGPLKLNELAEAEQVKPPTMSRIVEALVKEGLVRREANKHDRRSVIISPTEKGTKTLHEGRNRREKRLIKLLSQLDSDEVQCLGRASKILSKILITEHS; via the coding sequence GTGAGAACTGAAGATTCAGCGATGGGAATCGGACCCGCGCAAGCCTCCGCTCTGTCAGTTGCTGTCTTTGGCGGGCCGCTCAAATTGAACGAGCTCGCTGAGGCAGAGCAGGTTAAGCCGCCAACTATGAGCCGTATAGTCGAAGCGCTCGTCAAAGAAGGACTGGTCCGAAGGGAAGCAAACAAGCATGATAGACGGTCTGTCATAATCTCACCGACAGAAAAGGGAACGAAAACCTTGCATGAAGGAAGAAACCGGCGAGAGAAACGATTGATCAAACTACTGTCCCAACTTGATTCTGACGAGGTCCAATGCCTAGGAAGAGCCTCGAAGATTCTGTCAAAAATCCTGATCACAGAACATTCCTAG
- a CDS encoding aldo/keto reductase — METRSLGKSSLRITKVGVGTAPIGSTPKWRIYWGPQDEKVAIRTIQTAIDLGVNWIDTAPFYGWGRAEQIVGQAIKGRRDQIHIFTKCGTLPDGKGGWSDNLKPESIRRELKESLQRLQTDYVDLYQFHDPDPRTPIEESWTEMQRLVEEGKVRYGGLSNHSTDLIERALKVGPVVSSQNQYNPLQRRAEREIFPFCLGHEIGVLGWGSLSEGVLADNFDIDKLDRKDFRRRQLYAQPENHAMVRKIRDAFGKIANAHAGTMVNAVVAWELMHPALTGAIIGVRSQNEAGEMIGGVNWKLTPDEMRVIEDAIAPWERLRVFGR; from the coding sequence TTGGAAACCCGAAGTCTGGGAAAGAGCAGTCTTAGAATTACAAAGGTTGGAGTCGGGACCGCGCCCATTGGCTCGACGCCAAAGTGGAGAATCTACTGGGGACCACAAGACGAGAAGGTAGCAATCAGAACCATCCAGACAGCAATTGACCTCGGCGTGAACTGGATAGACACTGCCCCATTCTATGGCTGGGGAAGAGCAGAGCAAATTGTCGGACAAGCGATCAAGGGACGACGCGACCAAATTCACATCTTCACGAAGTGTGGAACGTTGCCCGATGGCAAAGGAGGATGGTCGGACAACCTCAAGCCCGAAAGCATCAGAAGAGAACTTAAGGAAAGCCTCCAGCGTCTGCAAACAGACTATGTAGATCTTTACCAGTTCCATGACCCAGATCCCCGGACACCGATCGAGGAATCATGGACAGAGATGCAGCGATTAGTCGAGGAAGGCAAAGTCCGATACGGAGGATTATCGAATCATTCCACGGATCTGATCGAGAGGGCCCTCAAGGTAGGACCGGTAGTGTCCAGCCAGAACCAGTACAACCCTCTGCAGAGACGGGCGGAGCGAGAGATATTCCCCTTCTGCCTAGGGCATGAGATCGGAGTTCTCGGATGGGGGTCCCTCTCTGAGGGCGTCCTAGCCGACAATTTTGACATTGACAAGCTGGACCGGAAGGACTTTCGAAGACGACAGCTCTACGCCCAGCCAGAGAATCATGCTATGGTTCGAAAGATAAGGGATGCTTTCGGAAAAATCGCCAATGCACATGCTGGGACAATGGTGAACGCTGTCGTCGCATGGGAACTAATGCATCCGGCCCTCACAGGCGCGATAATCGGAGTTAGAAGCCAGAATGAAGCTGGTGAAATGATAGGGGGAGTCAACTGGAAATTAACACCAGACGAAATGCGTGTAATAGAGGATGCAATAGCACCCTGGGAAAGACTCAGGGTCTTCGGACGCTAG
- a CDS encoding kanamycin nucleotidyltransferase C-terminal domain-containing protein, which translates to MRKIEEKSSYPKFPLHKVSHEERIELAKKIASQILDTYKGAVLAICIYASTAKRLDRPYSDLEIFCVATDGLEVKNKRYVYDGLLVEIDYFQASNFLKEAARVGWDWPLGADQYRNRIVLFERDNWLKKLEKAIAENDTADFTEEYRWAIMSMTESLAAVRNARLQGDQRDLRTRAFYMAWDTARVVFYHNRKYVLTTSWFWKQLFECQEQPRGFRKLIDLVAGFEKSTNSELVDATEELWRQTMMMVQPRRISIESGKITV; encoded by the coding sequence ATGCGAAAAATAGAAGAGAAATCCTCCTACCCAAAGTTCCCGCTCCATAAGGTTTCTCACGAAGAACGGATTGAACTAGCAAAGAAGATCGCCTCCCAAATCCTTGATACCTACAAGGGTGCAGTCTTGGCTATCTGCATCTACGCGTCCACTGCTAAGAGATTAGACCGTCCTTACTCAGACCTCGAAATATTCTGTGTGGCCACGGATGGTCTAGAGGTCAAAAACAAGCGGTATGTCTACGATGGTCTACTAGTCGAAATAGATTATTTCCAAGCATCAAACTTTCTCAAAGAGGCCGCCCGAGTAGGCTGGGATTGGCCACTCGGGGCAGACCAATACCGAAACCGGATCGTATTATTCGAACGCGACAACTGGCTGAAAAAACTGGAGAAGGCCATCGCGGAAAACGACACCGCAGATTTCACTGAGGAATACCGGTGGGCCATCATGTCCATGACAGAGTCCCTCGCTGCCGTCCGCAACGCGCGACTCCAAGGCGACCAGCGAGACCTCAGAACCCGAGCGTTCTATATGGCGTGGGATACTGCAAGAGTCGTGTTCTACCACAACAGAAAATACGTCCTTACAACAAGCTGGTTTTGGAAACAGCTTTTCGAGTGCCAAGAACAACCCAGAGGGTTTCGAAAACTCATCGACCTAGTAGCAGGATTCGAGAAGTCGACGAATTCAGAACTTGTCGACGCCACTGAAGAACTCTGGCGCCAAACGATGATGATGGTTCAGCCTCGCAGGATCTCCATAGAGTCGGGAAAGATTACGGTTTGA
- a CDS encoding class I SAM-dependent methyltransferase: MSESLEKRGFERSAERIIARVPAYLSKAWARYYDRLASHFVEQIGRRRFQVILEAGCGKGQLTIPLLRMLPARVKMIAIDSSRGPYAGWFKELGRELRTAGFEKRVQAIKSDARRIKDVEDSSVDIVVSNELLCDLPYDSKLEKALREFHRILRPGGFMIHGEWSSSPAAEPQAFLIKHWPSWTPDQLFAIMRKNGFHEFKTTYFGTTIHFGYETAVAQLRTWGATETFLKRHDKMLKRKGIELPYEHVVQCEK, translated from the coding sequence TTGAGCGAATCACTGGAAAAGAGGGGCTTCGAGCGTTCAGCGGAGAGGATTATCGCCAGAGTCCCGGCATACCTTTCGAAGGCTTGGGCGAGGTACTACGATCGCCTAGCCTCGCACTTTGTTGAACAGATCGGTCGGCGACGGTTCCAAGTGATCTTAGAAGCTGGGTGCGGGAAAGGACAGCTGACAATACCCCTGCTCAGAATGCTTCCAGCAAGAGTCAAGATGATCGCCATCGATTCGTCCAGGGGACCCTACGCGGGCTGGTTCAAGGAGCTAGGTCGGGAGCTTCGAACTGCAGGATTTGAGAAACGAGTTCAAGCAATCAAATCGGACGCGAGAAGGATCAAAGACGTCGAAGATTCGAGCGTTGACATTGTAGTTTCGAACGAGTTACTATGTGACCTACCATACGATTCGAAGCTCGAAAAAGCTCTAAGGGAGTTTCATCGGATCCTCCGACCAGGCGGCTTTATGATCCACGGTGAATGGTCATCCTCCCCAGCGGCCGAACCTCAAGCGTTTCTCATCAAACACTGGCCATCATGGACTCCGGACCAGCTCTTTGCAATAATGCGAAAAAACGGCTTTCACGAGTTTAAGACAACGTATTTCGGAACTACGATCCACTTCGGATATGAGACCGCGGTTGCACAGCTTCGAACCTGGGGTGCCACGGAAACATTTCTCAAACGACATGATAAGATGCTAAAGCGAAAAGGGATTGAACTTCCATACGAGCACGTAGTACAATGCGAAAAATAG
- the thsB gene encoding thermosome subunit beta, protein MSETPVLILREGTSRSRGRDAQRSNIMAAKIVAEIVRSTIGPRGMDKMLVAGMGDIVITNDGATIMKEMDVQNPAAKMIVEIAKTQDSEVGDGTTTAVVLAGELLAGAETLLDKDVHPNAIIDGYRNAAGKAQEILEKIAIAIKPDDEARLKQVAMTSLNTKGIFGSQNRFAELAVEAVMQVTEKNNGKVKADIDLVKVMKKHGKSLEESELVSGIIIDKEVSHSQMPKSVAGAKIALLNAKLEIEKTETDAKININKPEEMYQFIQEEEKLLRDMADQVAKTGANVLFTEKSVDDEVLSLLSKKGILTVKNVSSSDMEKLAKATGGSVVGTTRDLSKEALGYAKLVEEVKIGDDKLVYVREAKNPKAVTIMIRGGSEHVVDEAERSLHDALSVVRNAVEDGKIVAGGGSPEIELSKRLREYAIKVGGREQLAVTAFAEALESIPVAIAQNAGINPIDILVDLKSKHNSLQNIWFGVNTQTGKAADMLKMDVVEPLRVKTQVIKSAVEAVTMILRVDDVFASKGGSSSGPGPGGPGGMPPGMGGGMPPGMMGGM, encoded by the coding sequence ATGTCGGAAACACCCGTTCTAATTCTGAGAGAGGGCACCTCCCGATCAAGAGGGAGAGACGCCCAGAGAAGCAACATAATGGCTGCTAAGATAGTTGCGGAGATTGTCCGGTCTACCATTGGGCCCCGAGGGATGGACAAGATGCTGGTCGCGGGTATGGGCGACATCGTGATCACAAACGACGGGGCTACTATTATGAAGGAAATGGATGTGCAGAATCCAGCCGCTAAGATGATTGTTGAGATCGCCAAGACCCAGGACAGCGAGGTGGGTGACGGAACAACAACAGCAGTTGTTCTTGCAGGCGAGTTACTGGCGGGTGCAGAGACTCTTCTTGACAAGGATGTTCACCCCAACGCGATTATTGACGGTTACAGGAATGCTGCGGGCAAAGCCCAGGAGATTCTGGAGAAGATTGCAATCGCTATCAAACCGGATGATGAGGCACGTCTGAAGCAGGTCGCGATGACCTCTCTTAATACCAAAGGTATCTTCGGCTCTCAGAATCGCTTCGCCGAGCTTGCGGTCGAGGCTGTCATGCAGGTAACTGAGAAGAACAATGGTAAGGTAAAGGCCGACATTGATCTTGTCAAGGTGATGAAGAAACACGGAAAGAGTCTAGAGGAAAGCGAGCTGGTCAGCGGGATAATTATTGACAAGGAAGTCTCTCACTCACAAATGCCTAAGAGCGTGGCTGGTGCCAAGATAGCGTTGTTGAATGCGAAGCTGGAGATCGAGAAGACTGAGACAGATGCCAAGATCAACATCAACAAGCCGGAAGAAATGTACCAGTTCATACAGGAGGAGGAGAAGCTTCTCCGGGACATGGCTGATCAAGTGGCCAAGACTGGAGCAAATGTGCTTTTCACAGAAAAAAGCGTTGACGACGAGGTTCTGTCTCTCCTCTCCAAGAAAGGAATACTTACCGTCAAGAACGTCAGTAGCAGCGACATGGAGAAGCTAGCCAAGGCGACAGGCGGCAGTGTAGTCGGAACTACCAGAGACCTCTCCAAGGAGGCTCTCGGCTATGCTAAGCTAGTTGAGGAGGTAAAGATTGGAGATGACAAGCTCGTCTATGTCCGCGAGGCCAAGAATCCGAAGGCGGTAACCATCATGATACGGGGTGGGTCTGAGCACGTGGTCGACGAAGCTGAACGCTCGCTCCATGATGCCCTGTCCGTTGTCCGAAATGCGGTTGAAGACGGGAAGATAGTTGCGGGTGGCGGTTCTCCAGAAATAGAATTGTCTAAGCGTCTACGCGAGTACGCGATCAAGGTCGGAGGTAGAGAGCAGCTCGCTGTCACAGCTTTCGCGGAAGCGCTTGAATCGATACCCGTTGCGATTGCGCAGAACGCGGGCATCAACCCGATAGACATTCTCGTCGATCTCAAATCCAAACACAACAGCCTGCAGAACATCTGGTTCGGAGTCAACACCCAGACAGGAAAGGCGGCCGACATGCTAAAGATGGATGTTGTCGAGCCTTTGCGAGTTAAGACGCAAGTAATCAAGTCCGCAGTGGAAGCGGTAACAATGATTCTCAGAGTTGACGATGTCTTCGCGTCGAAAGGTGGAAGCTCCTCAGGCCCTGGTCCTGGCGGTCCAGGAGGAATGCCTCCTGGCATGGGCGGCGGTATGCCTCCCGGCATGATGGGCGGAATGTAA
- the ada gene encoding bifunctional DNA-binding transcriptional regulator/O6-methylguanine-DNA methyltransferase Ada: MLTLDQCRPELQSGNGSLENALSNDAKWAAVLSRNASYDGAFVFGVRTTGIYCRPSCPAKRPKRENAVFFAGPVEAERSGFRACRRCNPKDAARLSGDRWVYEVCAFIDANLGKRLTLSTLAAQAKLSPFYFQRTFKKVLGVSPRQYVEARRLAKMKRFLRDGDTVNNSLYNAGFSSRSRVYEKIASGLGVNPGAIRQGGRGLRIQYTIVASPIGRLLIGATERGVCAVCMGDSDRTVEMVLAEDYPAASLHRNDKGMKEWAGAFLRYLAGRSSSLRLPLDVTGTAFQWKVWKKIQSIPYGKTATYSGIADALGAPQASRAVARACATNPVALVIPCHRVIGKDGGLHGYRWGNERKLALLDLEGKASESKQTDS, from the coding sequence ATGCTAACGCTCGATCAGTGTCGTCCAGAATTGCAGAGCGGCAATGGAAGCCTAGAAAACGCTCTGAGTAATGATGCGAAATGGGCTGCAGTGTTATCCAGAAACGCCAGCTACGATGGAGCATTTGTATTCGGAGTCCGCACGACCGGAATCTACTGTAGACCATCATGCCCAGCCAAACGGCCGAAAAGAGAGAATGCAGTATTCTTCGCGGGTCCTGTTGAGGCGGAACGGTCTGGTTTTCGAGCCTGTCGTCGCTGCAATCCTAAAGACGCGGCGCGTTTGTCCGGAGACAGATGGGTCTACGAGGTCTGCGCTTTTATCGACGCGAACCTTGGCAAGAGACTAACCCTCTCAACCCTTGCCGCCCAGGCAAAGCTGAGCCCATTCTACTTCCAACGGACCTTCAAGAAAGTCTTGGGAGTTTCGCCTCGTCAGTATGTTGAGGCGCGTCGTCTCGCTAAGATGAAGCGTTTTCTGAGAGATGGAGATACGGTAAACAACTCGCTCTACAACGCAGGCTTCTCTTCCCGAAGCCGAGTCTACGAAAAAATTGCGAGTGGTCTCGGCGTGAACCCTGGAGCCATTCGCCAAGGAGGGAGAGGGTTGCGGATCCAGTACACCATCGTTGCCTCACCCATAGGACGGTTGTTGATTGGAGCAACCGAGCGGGGAGTATGTGCCGTTTGCATGGGAGACTCAGACAGAACAGTCGAGATGGTACTCGCTGAAGACTATCCCGCAGCAAGTCTTCATCGCAACGATAAGGGAATGAAGGAATGGGCCGGCGCATTCTTGAGGTATCTCGCCGGCCGATCTTCTTCTCTAAGACTTCCTCTAGACGTGACAGGCACAGCGTTTCAATGGAAGGTCTGGAAGAAAATCCAGTCCATCCCATATGGTAAGACCGCCACTTACAGCGGGATTGCAGATGCGTTAGGAGCTCCTCAGGCTTCTCGTGCCGTAGCTCGAGCATGTGCCACAAACCCTGTCGCGCTAGTGATTCCCTGTCATCGCGTGATCGGCAAAGATGGAGGATTGCATGGCTATCGCTGGGGCAACGAGAGAAAGCTCGCCCTTCTCGATCTAGAAGGGAAAGCGTCGGAAAGCAAGCAAACCGATTCTTGA